TCCAACCGGCGCTGCTTCGCCTTCACCACGCGCCACTCCCCGTCGGCCTCCTTCTCGAAGGTGCCCTCGATGGAATAGGCGTTGAGGACGCTCTCCTTCGCCAGGTCCTCCAGCTTGTCCGCCTGCGAGCGGCCGAAGATGAAGCGCGCCTGGAAGTCACCCTGGGTGGGTGACACCTCGTGCACGTCGATATCGGTGGTGAAGATGCGGACCCACTGGCCGCGCAGCACCTGCGCGGTCAGGATGCCGCGCACGTCCTGCTTGCTCCAGCCTTCCGTCGTCTTGAAGCGCTCGGACACGCCCTCCATCACCTCGCCGACGTTCTTCTCCTCCGCCGAGCGCGTCATCGCGATGATGCGCCGGGTGACGGCGTCCTTCACGCCCGGCTCCTCACGCGGCCAGAAGAACAGCACCAGCGCCGCGGCGACCACCGCCGCCATGCCGCTCAGCACCCGGGCTCGAGTCAGCACCATCTCAGGCGGCCCCGGTCTCCGGCTCCAGCATCATGTCGTCCGCGTCGATGATCTCCAGCGGACGCAGCGCCTCGCCAATCTGCTTCAGCCGCCGGTCGGACAGCTGCTCCAGGTACGTGCGGATGTTGGGGAAGGTCTTCACCAGCTCCTGGAAGGCCTCGCGCTTGAGCCACCCCGCCGCCGTCTTGCGCGTCACCGTCACCGTGGCCGTGGCCCGCAGGCCCGTGAGGAGCGAAATCTCTCCCGCCACGTCGCCCTCGCGCAGCACGCCCAGCGTCACCATTCCGCCCGCCGGGTCCTCCTTCTGCACCGTCATCTCACCGGCCAGCACCAGGAAGAGGCCCTGAGAGTACTCGCCCTCCACCAGGACCTTCTCCCCGGGCTGGAGCGCGCGGAAGGTGAAGCGCTGGAAGAAGGCGCCCCGCTCGGACTCCGGCAGCTGCTGGAACAGCGGCGAGTTCGCCATCAGGTTGCGCATCATGCGCTGCTGCGCGAAGTCCGCCAGCAACTGCGGCACCGCCGGGTGGCTCTTCGCCACCGCGTTGAGGTGCTCGCGGCGGATTTCGAAGACCTCCGAGTCCGACACCGCCGTCACCGTCGCGGTGGGCGGCGCGCCCGTGAGCAGCGCCAGCTCTCCGAAGATGGAGCCGCCGCCCAGGAAGCCCAGGGTGCGGTCCTCGCCGTCCGTCCTGCGCGTCACCTCCGCCTTGCCGGCGACGAGCACGTGCAGGTGGTCGTCCGGCTCGCCCTCGCGGCTGATGACCTCCTCCGGCTTGATGGTGCGCCACACCATGCGCCCCACCAGGTCCAGGAACGCGTCCCGGTCCAGGTCCGCGAACAGCGGCAGGGGCGGACGGCTCTGCGGATCCGCGTTGCCCCCCGTGTCCGGCGCGGCCAGCACTTCGATGGCGCGGTTGGACAGCTCCTCGCCCACCAGCCCCATCAGGTCCGTGTCCACCTTGCCGTCGTACAGGTGCTCCGGCGGCAAGGGCGGCGGCACGGCGGCGCGGCCCGGGGCGCTGCGCGCGGCGCGCGAGTGCACGCGGAAGAGCGTCTCCTTCAGGCGCCGCTCGTTCGGCGACAGCTCCAGGGCCAGCTTGCACGCGGCCATGGCGGAGAGGAGGTAGTCGCGGCGCAGGAGCCCCTCCGCGCACGCGTGGTACGCGGTGACGGCGCGCTCGCGCTCGCCCAGCTCCGCCAGACACCGGGACGCCAGCATGCGCGAGCGGTGGTCGGCGGGCACGCGGCGAACGGCCTCCGCGAAGACGGCGAGGGCGCGCTCGAACTGGCGCTCCTCGAACAGGTCCATGCCCAGCTCACGCAACGACGACTCGTTCATCCAGTGTCTCCAGACCGCGCACGACGACAGGGGTGACGGGAATCCATGAGGAGGCCGCCCGCCCCATCCCACGCGCGGCGGCCCCCGGCTTCACGCTTCGCGCTACGAACCGTCGGCCTTCTGCAGCTCGCTCAGCGCCATCTCCGCCTTGCGCTTCACGTCCGCGCCGTCCGCGGACGCCTCGATGACGATCTT
This genomic stretch from Corallococcus caeni harbors:
- a CDS encoding cyclic nucleotide-binding domain-containing protein, producing the protein MNESSLRELGMDLFEERQFERALAVFAEAVRRVPADHRSRMLASRCLAELGERERAVTAYHACAEGLLRRDYLLSAMAACKLALELSPNERRLKETLFRVHSRAARSAPGRAAVPPPLPPEHLYDGKVDTDLMGLVGEELSNRAIEVLAAPDTGGNADPQSRPPLPLFADLDRDAFLDLVGRMVWRTIKPEEVISREGEPDDHLHVLVAGKAEVTRRTDGEDRTLGFLGGGSIFGELALLTGAPPTATVTAVSDSEVFEIRREHLNAVAKSHPAVPQLLADFAQQRMMRNLMANSPLFQQLPESERGAFFQRFTFRALQPGEKVLVEGEYSQGLFLVLAGEMTVQKEDPAGGMVTLGVLREGDVAGEISLLTGLRATATVTVTRKTAAGWLKREAFQELVKTFPNIRTYLEQLSDRRLKQIGEALRPLEIIDADDMMLEPETGAA